In Bacillus pumilus, the sequence CCTCAAGATCCGAAACGAATTGTGCTCCTTGCAGAAAGCTACTACGGAGACCTCGTTACACTTGGCAAGACCCCGATGGCTGCAACTGCGCCCATCTTCAAAAACCCTTTCTATCAAGGAAAAACGGAAGGGGTTAAAAATCTTGGAACGACTCCCTCTGTCGAAAAAGTAGCAGCTTTGAAGCCAGATATGATTATTGCTTGGGGAGAAGATGAGAAATTTGATCAATACAAAAAAATCGCTCCAACCGTTGCGATTAAATACAATCAATATTCTTTTAAAGATCAGCTAAAAGAATTCGGTAAAATGACAGGCACATCGAAAAAAGCAGCAGATTGGATCACAAAATGGGATGCCAAAATCGCTGAAGTGAAACCAAAAGTAACAAAAGCTGTCGGAAACAAAACGGTTTCTATCGTATCGCCATTTGATAAAGGCATTTATATTTTCGGAAACACATTTGCACGCGGCGGTGAAATCATTTATGACGAGTTGAAATTAAAAGCACCGAAGGCAGTCAAAAAAGAAGCCATCGATAGCGGCGTAGGCTATGCAAATATTTCTCTTGAGAAACTTCCAGAATTCGCAGGCGACTATATTTTCACCAGTCCGTGGAGCGGCTCTAAAAGTAATGGAGAGCAAGTGTATAAAAGCAGCATCTGGACATCACTTCCTGCTGTTCAAAACAAACATGTATTTGAAATAGACCCCGTCGGTTACTTCTTTAATGACCCAGTGTCACTAGAAGGACAGCTCGAGTTTATTGTGGACCGATTAACCTCTGCATCATAAAAAAACGTTTCTCCATTTTTGGAGAAACGTCTTCCTTATTCCGTTCCTTTGGCAAATCCTTTTGACATGAATGGATAAAGCAGAATACCAACTAAGAACAGACCTATTCCGAGACCAAATGTTTTCAAATCAGCTGTTCCTGAAATAATGACCCAAGCGGAATATCCCATAGCAACAAGTGCGATGATTCCGTCTCTTGTTCGATTACCTTTTTGAAGCTCATATGTGTCTCCTTGCATGATGACTTTAAAGCTGTAGATCGAAGACACGATATACGGAATGAGATACGCAAGTGTCGCTGATGTTGTTAAAAAGGTAAAGGCTTCATTAATCGTGCGTGACATGACTGAGAAAATAAACAGCTGGGACATGATATTTGTGACAGTCAAAGCGAAGGCAGGACTGCCTTTTTTGTTTGTTTTTGCAAATACTGCTGGGAAGTCGCCTGCCTTTGCTGCTTGATAAGGTACTTCTGAACCGAGTAAGATCCAGCCAAGCATTGAGCCAAATAAACAAATGATCGCAAGCAGTGCCATGACAATACCGCCAGCCGGCCCAATAATGAGCTGAAGCACGTCCACGAATGGTTTGTCTGAGCCTTGCAATTGATCATGCGGCAGAACGCCCATTGTAATCAGCGTGATAATCATGTAGATCGAAAGTGCGATTAGAAGACCCGTAATCGTCGCACGTTTCACATCGCGCTGCGAAGACGCTCTCCCTGATAAAATAACCGCAGATTCGATTCCGATAAATGCCCATAGGGTGGAAATGGCCGCATGATGAATTTGGCCTCCAAGTCCGAGCACTCCTTCGCCTCCTGATGCAACCGGGAAGTAATAATGCTCAAATAATGCCGTTTGGAATGCAAATAAGCCCGCTACAATAAAAAGGACGAATCCGAGCACCTTTGAAAAGGTCGTAATAAAGTTTAATTTACTTGCAGCACTTAAGCTTGTGATTAAAATGGTATGTGTTCCCCATAGAAGGATGGTACATACGATAAAGGTCATGAGTTGACCAAGTGTGATCGTTTCTTTTCCAAAGGTAAAGATCACCGTCTTTACGGTTAAAATAGGGAAAAAAGTCGTTAAATAACCGGCAAGGCTCGTAATAATGGCGACATTACTAATCCAGCTCGCCACCCAATATCCCCAAACCATTGTAAAACCGGCTGCTTTTCCCTTTTTCGGATCTTTAAAAAGCGCCCTTGCATAACTTTGTGGTCCTGCCGTCAGCTGCGGCTTATGAATGGATAAATGCCCAAATACAAGTGCAATCATCAGCACACCGCCACCTGTGACAAGCCATGCCATC encodes:
- a CDS encoding iron-hydroxamate ABC transporter substrate-binding protein gives rise to the protein MKKRTGFLLISLTILMLFTAACGSTSNKKSGAKKNDTITYQDAKGEVKLPQDPKRIVLLAESYYGDLVTLGKTPMAATAPIFKNPFYQGKTEGVKNLGTTPSVEKVAALKPDMIIAWGEDEKFDQYKKIAPTVAIKYNQYSFKDQLKEFGKMTGTSKKAADWITKWDAKIAEVKPKVTKAVGNKTVSIVSPFDKGIYIFGNTFARGGEIIYDELKLKAPKAVKKEAIDSGVGYANISLEKLPEFAGDYIFTSPWSGSKSNGEQVYKSSIWTSLPAVQNKHVFEIDPVGYFFNDPVSLEGQLEFIVDRLTSAS
- a CDS encoding amino acid permease, whose translation is MEQTKKWGFWLLTAFVVGNMVGSGIFMLPSTLAQHASPLGVTMAWLVTGGGVLMIALVFGHLSIHKPQLTAGPQSYARALFKDPKKGKAAGFTMVWGYWVASWISNVAIITSLAGYLTTFFPILTVKTVIFTFGKETITLGQLMTFIVCTILLWGTHTILITSLSAASKLNFITTFSKVLGFVLFIVAGLFAFQTALFEHYYFPVASGGEGVLGLGGQIHHAAISTLWAFIGIESAVILSGRASSQRDVKRATITGLLIALSIYMIITLITMGVLPHDQLQGSDKPFVDVLQLIIGPAGGIVMALLAIICLFGSMLGWILLGSEVPYQAAKAGDFPAVFAKTNKKGSPAFALTVTNIMSQLFIFSVMSRTINEAFTFLTTSATLAYLIPYIVSSIYSFKVIMQGDTYELQKGNRTRDGIIALVAMGYSAWVIISGTADLKTFGLGIGLFLVGILLYPFMSKGFAKGTE